One Amblyraja radiata isolate CabotCenter1 unplaced genomic scaffold, sAmbRad1.1.pri scaffold_927_ctg1, whole genome shotgun sequence DNA segment encodes these proteins:
- the LOC116970473 gene encoding probable G-protein coupled receptor 139, with protein MAIMILSRGKCGLSVCTTRYLVAMAAADLWSIIITVIIWRIIFYYIPGSILEVTPVCAVIAGLFLFITDCSVWFTVAFSFDRFIAICCNKWKAKYCSGKVAAAVLATVCILFCCKNVPIYFTLEAEKLVDGVPWGCPRKPSYFTEPGWVAYDCLDKVLCPLLPFALILLLNALTVRHILVANKIRKRLRGHGTEEKISDPEMENRRKSVVLLFALSGNFILLWLVYVIYFFHYVIAQIDPEHDTDSTFIFQQISFMLLTLSCCTNTFIYAVTQTKFREQLQSALKYPIITIIQLGMVRNR; from the coding sequence ATGGCGATTATGATCCTGTCGCGGGGTAAATGTGGCCTCTCCGTCTGCACGACGCGATACCTGGTCGCCATGGCAGCCGCGGATCTGTGGTCCATTATCATCACAGTAATCATATGGAGGATCATATTTTATTATATCCCGGGCTCCATCCTAGAGGTAACCCCGGTGTGCGCTGTAATTGCCGGACTGTTCTTGTTCATTACGGACTGTTCTGTGTGGTTCACGGTCGCTTTCTCATTCGATCGCTTTATTGCCATTTGCTGCAATAAGTGGAAAGCGAAATACTGCAGCGGGAAAGTCGCAGCTGCCGTGCTGGCAACCGTCTGCATTTTATTTTGttgtaaaaatgttcccatttACTTTACGTTGGAAGCTGAGAAGTTAGTGGACGGTGTCCCGTGGGGGTGTCCGAGGAAACCCAGTTATTTCACGGAGCCCGGATGGGTGGCATACGACTGCCTGGATAAAGTGTTATGTCCACTCTTACCATTCGCTTTGATCTTGTTGCTCAATGCCCTGACGGTGAGACACATTTTAGTAGCCAATAAAATCCGTAAGAGACTGAGGGGTCACGGAACGGAAGAGAAAatcagtgacccggagatggagaataGACGGAAGTCGGTCGTTTTGCTCTTTGCGCTGTCCGGCAACTTCATTCTTTTGTGGTTGGTTTACGTCATATATTTCTTCCATTACGTCATTGCTCAAATAGATCCCGAGCACGATACTGACTCCACCTTCATATTTCAGCAAATCTCGTTCATGTTGCTGACCTTAAGTTGTTGTACAAATACGTTTATTTATGCGGTAACTCAGACGAAGTTCAGAGAGCAGCTTCAGAGCGCATTGAAATATCCGATCATCACCATCATTCAATTAGGTATGGTCCGGAATAGATGA